The following proteins are co-located in the Dyadobacter chenwenxiniae genome:
- a CDS encoding TolB family protein: MKRFLFFLVSLSFWVACKEEAVDPSVRVRPVRLKIVVKDGVYKLNWEEIRFICITSPCPGDADVEAEAYEVHIATEELGEFQIFRTLSADQKSVDVPLVGRKEQLVARIVSKVKGAPPVNSNTVMATNGSLSQSAHYPGFGDSEYVIGGDVTPDGKRASYNELIQEKPGEYTARLYWAELENERPVTAKLADRLGGIAQFSTDGKQLAYISGTGNEISIYNIASGQKRTIPVGNAGGIYGLDWSPDGKWLAFTTVSDVETRLWKIAASGGSPVPLTPPMPVREANYIRQTDISWSPDGQSIAASRIRSEAGQKLWRVAVSLYSPEGSGEIKYFETQPGWIDTNPTFSPDGKQLAFLSTRTDSSAMSYSLWVRNVATGKARRIELLPDLIPSVDYVPRWVGNERLIFMATQRGKKGYFSVFL, translated from the coding sequence ATGAAACGTTTCCTTTTCTTCCTCGTTTCACTCTCTTTCTGGGTCGCTTGCAAAGAAGAAGCGGTGGATCCATCCGTGCGCGTGAGGCCGGTTCGTTTGAAAATCGTGGTAAAAGACGGGGTTTATAAGCTTAACTGGGAGGAAATTCGGTTTATCTGCATTACATCGCCCTGTCCCGGCGATGCGGACGTGGAAGCCGAAGCGTATGAAGTGCATATCGCCACTGAGGAGCTGGGAGAATTCCAAATCTTTCGGACGCTCAGCGCTGACCAGAAATCGGTTGACGTTCCATTGGTCGGTCGGAAAGAGCAATTGGTGGCGCGCATTGTTTCAAAAGTCAAAGGCGCACCACCCGTGAATTCCAATACAGTGATGGCGACAAATGGTTCTCTGTCCCAATCGGCACATTATCCTGGATTTGGTGATTCGGAGTATGTGATCGGGGGAGATGTGACGCCGGATGGAAAGCGGGCCAGCTATAACGAGTTGATCCAGGAAAAGCCAGGCGAATATACTGCGCGGCTTTATTGGGCTGAATTGGAAAACGAACGCCCCGTTACTGCAAAACTGGCAGACAGGCTGGGCGGCATAGCCCAATTCTCAACAGATGGAAAGCAGCTTGCCTATATTTCCGGAACGGGAAATGAAATAAGCATTTACAATATCGCATCCGGACAAAAGAGAACAATTCCGGTTGGAAATGCTGGCGGAATATATGGCCTGGACTGGTCGCCCGATGGAAAGTGGCTTGCCTTTACGACTGTTTCCGACGTTGAGACTCGTTTGTGGAAAATCGCTGCATCGGGCGGTTCGCCGGTTCCCCTCACGCCACCTATGCCTGTTCGCGAGGCTAATTACATTCGGCAGACTGATATCAGCTGGTCGCCCGACGGGCAGTCTATTGCCGCGTCGCGCATTCGTAGTGAGGCTGGCCAAAAACTATGGCGGGTTGCGGTTTCGCTTTATTCCCCCGAAGGAAGCGGTGAGATTAAATATTTTGAAACACAACCTGGCTGGATTGATACAAATCCGACATTTTCTCCGGACGGAAAACAACTGGCTTTTCTCAGCACAAGAACTGACTCATCGGCAATGTCTTACAGTCTTTGGGTGCGCAATGTAGCAACTGGTAAGGCGCGTCGTATTGAACTTTTGCCGGACCTGATCCCGTCGGTGGATTATGTGCCGCGCTGGGTGGGGAATGAAAGGCTGATCTTCATGGCTACGCAACGAGGAAAAAAGGGCTACTTTTCTGTATTCCTTTAA
- a CDS encoding RagB/SusD family nutrient uptake outer membrane protein, whose product MRKYSIHKLLFMGVLLFGTASCEKYYEPTTSIDEESALTNAGDVETATIGTYAVLLNAAYVRSVHFLMEYPSDEIAQGQSSGDDLTRAYRYTHINTSGHATNFWGQAYKVIAAANKIIAYVPDESSVILRQLKGENLYLRAMMHFNLVRVFGRPYTQQSGSNPGVPLLMDGMSDDAINSITRSSVKEVYDSVIQDLIKAADLMSENKSNSFASKEVAQALLSRVYLYKGENENAIKYADLVIKSGRYKLVQGGEFSSYFKTAPASNQETIFAIRHTKVQDRGFSAIGSMYFSANASGTAEGQGVSGWAEIYASKKYFDFLTKNPADLRSNFISPYTINGVLQYNLKLSPSTPMYYINKYSMQEGVINLSSPVYLRLAEMHLIRAEANAKMGKMAAALEDVNLLRQRAGLSGNQLYTVGNLGTKTVLDVVMEERWLELAFEGHRSYDLFRNNLPMERNYPGTHSLNNTPTTNITQKVLPTDARIIFFIPQAEIDRNPKLTQNP is encoded by the coding sequence ATGAGAAAATATTCAATACATAAATTACTGTTCATGGGTGTGCTGCTTTTCGGTACGGCATCGTGTGAAAAATACTACGAACCCACAACATCCATTGATGAGGAATCGGCGCTCACCAATGCCGGTGACGTGGAAACAGCCACCATTGGGACTTATGCAGTGTTACTGAACGCTGCTTATGTGCGCAGCGTGCATTTCCTCATGGAATATCCCAGTGACGAAATTGCGCAGGGACAATCGTCCGGTGATGACCTCACGCGCGCATATCGTTACACGCATATCAACACCTCGGGGCATGCCACCAACTTCTGGGGGCAGGCTTACAAGGTGATTGCGGCGGCGAATAAAATCATTGCCTATGTCCCCGACGAGTCGTCTGTGATTTTGCGCCAGCTCAAAGGGGAAAATCTTTACCTGAGAGCCATGATGCATTTCAACCTCGTGCGCGTTTTCGGGCGTCCCTATACGCAGCAAAGTGGTAGTAATCCAGGCGTTCCGCTGCTGATGGACGGAATGAGCGACGATGCAATCAACAGCATTACCCGCAGTTCGGTGAAGGAAGTTTATGACTCGGTCATCCAGGATCTGATCAAGGCTGCGGATTTAATGTCTGAGAACAAGTCCAATTCCTTTGCCTCGAAAGAAGTTGCGCAGGCACTTCTTTCGCGTGTATATTTGTACAAAGGCGAGAATGAAAATGCAATCAAATATGCCGATCTGGTGATCAAATCGGGACGCTACAAGCTTGTTCAGGGCGGGGAATTCAGCAGTTATTTCAAAACAGCGCCTGCAAGTAACCAGGAAACGATTTTTGCAATCCGTCACACCAAAGTGCAGGACCGGGGATTCTCTGCTATCGGTTCTATGTATTTCAGCGCCAATGCTTCTGGGACTGCCGAGGGCCAGGGTGTGAGCGGTTGGGCTGAGATTTATGCTTCAAAGAAATATTTTGATTTTCTGACCAAAAATCCAGCCGACCTGAGGAGCAACTTTATTTCTCCTTACACAATTAACGGCGTCCTGCAGTATAATTTGAAGTTGTCGCCCTCGACGCCGATGTACTACATCAATAAATACTCCATGCAGGAAGGCGTGATCAATCTGAGCTCTCCGGTCTATCTGCGCCTTGCAGAAATGCACCTGATCCGCGCAGAGGCTAACGCAAAAATGGGCAAGATGGCGGCAGCATTGGAAGATGTGAACCTGCTTCGCCAGCGCGCAGGCCTGTCAGGAAACCAACTTTACACCGTTGGAAACCTGGGAACGAAAACCGTCCTGGATGTGGTCATGGAAGAACGCTGGCTGGAACTTGCGTTTGAAGGACACCGTTCGTATGATTTGTTCCGCAATAACTTGCCTATGGAAAGGAATTACCCGGGCACACATTCATTGAACAATACGCCTACAACCAACATTACACAGAAGGTTTTACCAACCGACGCCCGCATTATTTTCTTTATACCACAAGCGGAAATCGACCGAAATCCGAAACTGACGCAGAACCCATAA
- a CDS encoding SusC/RagA family TonB-linked outer membrane protein gives MKKPKPKPTMWSPKQRSLRYPLAMMLGMSLIQSPQSIALPFAHHATADVLRLDRTVTGKVKDESGEPLVGVTVTIKGNNAIGASTDMNGAFSLAIPDNLASNATLVFSYIGYAPVEAELGQKTVFDIALTSSSNQLEQVVVVGYSAKKVKYLSSSVSTISNEKLRDVTSNELPNLLQGKAPGVVVSSASGDPTSPGRILIRGAGTISAGTSPLIVVDGNIGGSYNPVDVENITVLKDVAATGLYGSRAANGVIIVNTKMGKAGKTEISFANTMGIAQATTGNFHLMNSQQLYDFQSTFYPREASVLQNNTNWWEEAFRTGFVNNHTVSASGGSEKTTFYISANYYREQGTQIENDKTGYNFRANLQSQLTRKLAAKVLFNGTFNKDNYANSNTLYDAYNNLPFDPAYDAEGQPIDARTYPTWLGRDRENFLHSVQYNYDKAQSLGVTTDVNLDYELTDKITLSSYNRVNFTNGLSASYNDKRTKQGGANSGELYNGTSYSSRLLTSNRIRYSEDFGKHGLTLLGVAEGETTYSSSTSAAGKGLPPGRDVMSVATDILTNPTGLNEQVGFRKFLGQADYNFDNKYFLVGSFVNEFSSLFGRNNSTANFYQLGASWILSNEAFLKNNKTLTFAKLRASNGTVGNADGLSNFASLGLYTISADGSYSGLPGAAPSQKGNPDLTWEKIKSSNVGFDLSFFNRIDLVVDAYVKEASELLYRKPLAATTGYSYVWVNAGSIRNKGIEFSLTSTNIKGKDFSWETNLNMAFNRNKVLELSDGSTVFNSGARQPIAVGHNMDEYNLPIWAGVNPENGDPQWEKVVKDANGNITKELTSTYNQAQTADSRQFAGKTAAPKFTGGISNTLYYKNFTVSAFFNFVSGNWVYNESRVYFDNDGLYESYNQMVLAKGWSRWEKPGDVVTHPKPIVGGNKDSNQSSSRYLEDGSYIRLRNVRVGYSLPDNVLGRSGFSRVSVFISGDNLWTGTKFSGPDPEVTLTQVDLSSGLSSLRYPISKKYLIGINFSF, from the coding sequence ATGAAAAAACCTAAGCCCAAACCAACCATGTGGTCCCCAAAACAACGATCGTTGCGCTATCCGCTCGCGATGATGCTAGGGATGTCCCTCATTCAATCTCCCCAGAGCATTGCGCTCCCGTTTGCCCATCACGCCACCGCTGATGTGCTCCGCCTGGACCGGACTGTTACCGGTAAAGTAAAGGATGAAAGTGGCGAACCGCTCGTAGGCGTAACTGTTACCATTAAAGGTAACAATGCCATCGGTGCATCCACCGACATGAACGGGGCCTTTTCACTGGCCATTCCCGACAACCTGGCCAGCAATGCCACGCTGGTATTCAGCTACATCGGTTACGCGCCTGTGGAAGCCGAATTAGGCCAGAAGACCGTTTTTGACATTGCCTTAACCTCGTCGTCCAATCAGTTGGAACAGGTCGTAGTCGTTGGTTATTCAGCCAAGAAGGTGAAATACCTGTCGAGTTCCGTCTCCACGATCAGCAACGAAAAACTGAGAGACGTTACATCCAATGAGCTTCCCAATTTGCTTCAGGGAAAGGCGCCGGGTGTGGTGGTTTCGAGCGCATCGGGCGATCCTACCAGCCCCGGACGTATATTAATCCGCGGTGCGGGAACAATTTCGGCCGGCACTTCGCCGCTGATCGTCGTGGATGGCAACATTGGCGGCAGTTATAACCCGGTGGATGTTGAAAACATTACTGTATTGAAAGATGTGGCTGCAACCGGTTTATACGGATCGCGCGCAGCAAATGGTGTTATCATTGTCAATACCAAGATGGGAAAAGCCGGAAAGACTGAAATCAGTTTTGCCAATACCATGGGAATTGCCCAGGCTACGACGGGGAATTTTCATTTAATGAATTCGCAGCAGTTGTATGATTTCCAGAGCACATTTTATCCGCGTGAAGCATCCGTTCTCCAGAACAATACAAATTGGTGGGAAGAAGCTTTCCGAACAGGATTTGTGAATAACCACACTGTTTCGGCCTCTGGTGGAAGTGAGAAAACCACTTTCTACATTTCCGCCAATTATTACAGGGAGCAGGGAACACAGATCGAAAATGATAAAACCGGCTATAACTTCCGCGCCAACCTGCAATCGCAGCTGACCCGGAAACTCGCGGCGAAAGTATTATTTAACGGCACATTCAATAAGGACAATTATGCAAATAGCAATACTTTGTACGATGCCTATAACAACCTCCCGTTTGACCCGGCTTATGATGCTGAGGGCCAGCCGATAGATGCCAGGACATACCCGACCTGGCTGGGGCGGGACCGCGAGAACTTCCTGCATTCCGTACAGTACAATTATGACAAAGCGCAGAGCCTGGGTGTAACGACCGACGTAAACCTGGATTACGAACTGACTGATAAAATTACATTATCGTCATATAACCGGGTCAATTTTACAAATGGTCTGAGCGCAAGTTATAACGACAAACGCACCAAACAAGGGGGCGCCAATAGCGGTGAGCTCTATAATGGAACGTCGTATTCGAGCCGTTTGCTGACATCGAACCGCATTCGTTATTCGGAGGATTTTGGGAAGCATGGCCTTACCTTGCTGGGAGTTGCCGAAGGCGAAACCACTTATTCGAGCAGCACCAGCGCGGCGGGCAAAGGTTTACCTCCTGGCCGAGACGTCATGTCGGTGGCAACGGATATCCTTACCAATCCGACGGGGTTGAACGAACAGGTGGGTTTCCGCAAATTCCTGGGACAGGCAGATTATAACTTTGACAACAAGTATTTCCTCGTAGGTTCTTTTGTGAATGAATTTTCCTCTCTGTTTGGAAGAAACAATTCCACGGCCAACTTCTATCAATTGGGAGCATCCTGGATTTTGAGCAATGAAGCATTTTTGAAAAACAACAAAACCCTGACATTCGCCAAACTCCGCGCAAGCAACGGAACGGTGGGCAATGCCGACGGGCTGAGTAATTTCGCTTCATTGGGCTTGTACACGATTTCTGCTGACGGATCTTACTCGGGGCTTCCGGGCGCAGCTCCGTCGCAGAAGGGAAATCCGGACCTGACCTGGGAAAAAATCAAATCATCGAACGTTGGTTTTGATCTGAGCTTTTTCAACCGCATCGATCTGGTTGTTGACGCGTATGTGAAAGAAGCCAGTGAGCTTTTGTATCGCAAACCATTGGCTGCAACAACGGGTTACAGCTACGTTTGGGTTAATGCAGGATCAATCCGCAACAAGGGAATTGAGTTTAGTCTGACATCGACCAACATTAAAGGCAAGGATTTCAGTTGGGAAACAAACCTGAATATGGCCTTCAACCGCAACAAAGTGCTGGAACTGAGCGATGGTTCGACGGTATTCAACTCAGGCGCGCGCCAGCCAATCGCGGTGGGGCACAATATGGACGAATATAATTTGCCGATCTGGGCAGGTGTAAACCCCGAAAATGGTGATCCGCAATGGGAAAAAGTCGTTAAGGATGCAAACGGCAATATTACCAAAGAGCTTACGAGCACTTACAATCAGGCGCAAACGGCGGATTCACGTCAGTTTGCAGGAAAAACAGCCGCTCCGAAGTTCACCGGTGGGATTTCGAATACATTGTACTACAAAAATTTCACCGTATCCGCTTTCTTCAACTTTGTGTCCGGAAACTGGGTGTATAACGAGAGCCGCGTTTATTTCGATAACGACGGGCTGTACGAAAGTTATAACCAAATGGTGCTTGCCAAGGGATGGAGCCGCTGGGAAAAGCCGGGCGACGTTGTTACACATCCGAAACCAATCGTTGGTGGTAACAAGGATTCCAATCAATCTTCTTCGCGTTACCTGGAAGACGGCAGTTACATCCGTCTGAGAAACGTGCGTGTGGGCTATTCGCTTCCCGATAATGTCTTGGGAAGAAGCGGTTTTTCGAGAGTTTCCGTATTCATCAGTGGTGATAACCTCTGGACTGGGACCAAGTTCTCCGGCCCGGATCCGGAAGTAACCTTAACACAGGTTGATTTAAGCTCGGGATTATCCAGCTTAAGATATCCAATCAGCAAAAAATATCTTATCGGGATCAACTTTTCATTCTAA
- a CDS encoding TonB-dependent receptor domain-containing protein, translated as MKKILRITFILLFPFYTYSQSFLVSGTVKNQQNEPVPFAAVSVNKSLDSSLVKADVADDAGTFKISGIHAGKYFLRISAVGSKPFQSPEFAVTAADVNFPVFKLLAEAQQLNEVKVTAAKPLIEVKSDRLVFNIEGSINATGSNALELLQKSPGVQVDKDENILVKGKTGVRIYIDGRPSPMSGKDLASTLKSMNSADIEAIEIITNPSAKYDAAGDLGIINIRLKKNVKLGTNGNLSLGAMFGITPKYNASLNLNHRDKKFNVFGSYGFNQGAWRNTTYDDQVLNNVAYNKLWQGIWRDTTHSAKVGADYFINSKNTLGFSVDGRISNHNGGGKSETFISKRNNLQTDSLTLFSQTSNPERNKNLNVNLNYHYADTTGHELNVDADFGRFVSRGISYQPNKYFFSADNKEPLERNYVSKTPVDITIRSFKADYEQRVQKGKLGYGFKLSDVRSDNTFDFFNVISNVEVIDTNRSNRFKYTERVYAAYLNYNVPLGKKWDLQAGVRAEHTKSLGDLTSFKHNDLDKVDTTYLNFFPSGALSFKASKNHNWNLNYSRRINRPSYQNLNPFEYRIDELVYSKGNPFLKPEYANSFKLTHVYKAKLTTSLGYRRTRFPVVGLRIPYDSSRTYFITQNLDHSQGFNLDVSITTAVTKWWDVYFNISGYHNIWKAALDNGLIINNSTTAFNMNGQSTFKLKNDWTLELTGWYNSPYRRIDYNWAMGMMDAGVQKKFWKSNATLKVSFSDIFHTARGGYESEYAGIKTNLRFRFEGQMLKVNFNYRFGSKEINAARNRRTGSEEELNRIKGG; from the coding sequence ATGAAAAAAATTTTACGGATCACATTTATCCTGCTTTTTCCATTTTACACCTATTCTCAAAGTTTTCTGGTCAGCGGAACTGTTAAAAATCAGCAGAACGAGCCGGTTCCGTTTGCGGCTGTTTCAGTTAACAAATCACTCGATTCTTCGTTGGTAAAAGCAGATGTGGCCGATGATGCCGGCACATTTAAAATCTCCGGCATTCATGCAGGGAAGTATTTTCTGCGTATTTCGGCTGTCGGTAGCAAGCCGTTCCAATCCCCGGAATTTGCCGTCACGGCCGCGGATGTCAACTTCCCGGTTTTCAAGTTACTCGCGGAAGCACAGCAGCTGAATGAAGTAAAGGTAACCGCTGCCAAGCCACTCATTGAGGTCAAAAGCGACAGGCTGGTCTTCAACATTGAAGGCAGCATTAACGCAACGGGCTCAAATGCATTGGAATTATTACAAAAATCACCAGGCGTCCAGGTTGATAAAGACGAGAACATTCTGGTAAAAGGAAAAACGGGCGTGCGGATTTATATCGACGGCAGACCCTCGCCAATGAGCGGAAAAGACCTTGCGTCGACGTTGAAGAGTATGAATTCGGCTGATATAGAGGCTATTGAAATTATCACCAATCCATCAGCTAAATATGATGCGGCTGGCGATCTGGGCATCATCAACATTCGCTTAAAGAAAAATGTGAAGTTGGGCACGAATGGAAATCTGAGCCTGGGCGCGATGTTTGGCATAACACCCAAGTACAATGCTTCCCTGAACCTGAATCACCGCGACAAGAAATTCAATGTCTTTGGCTCCTATGGCTTTAACCAGGGCGCCTGGCGCAATACAACCTACGACGACCAGGTCCTGAATAATGTGGCATACAATAAGCTATGGCAAGGAATCTGGCGCGACACCACGCACAGTGCGAAGGTCGGAGCGGATTATTTTATCAATTCAAAAAACACCCTCGGATTCAGTGTCGATGGCCGGATCAGTAACCACAATGGTGGCGGAAAAAGTGAAACATTCATCAGCAAAAGGAATAATCTGCAAACCGACTCGCTGACGCTATTTTCCCAGACCTCTAATCCCGAAAGAAATAAAAACCTGAATGTCAACCTCAATTACCATTATGCAGACACCACCGGTCACGAGCTCAATGTGGATGCGGATTTTGGCCGGTTTGTGTCGCGGGGAATAAGTTATCAGCCCAATAAGTATTTTTTCAGCGCAGACAATAAGGAACCGCTGGAACGAAATTACGTAAGCAAAACGCCCGTCGACATTACGATCCGGTCCTTCAAGGCCGATTATGAACAACGTGTGCAGAAGGGAAAACTGGGCTATGGCTTCAAATTATCGGATGTCAGGTCGGATAATACTTTCGACTTTTTCAATGTGATCAGCAATGTCGAGGTCATTGATACAAACCGCAGTAACCGGTTCAAATACACTGAGCGTGTTTATGCGGCATATCTCAACTACAATGTTCCCCTGGGTAAAAAATGGGATTTACAGGCAGGCGTCCGGGCCGAGCATACCAAATCACTGGGCGACCTGACGAGCTTCAAGCACAATGATCTGGACAAGGTTGATACAACATATCTTAACTTTTTCCCAAGCGGCGCGCTCTCATTTAAAGCTTCTAAAAACCACAACTGGAATTTAAATTACAGCAGGAGGATCAATCGCCCGAGCTACCAAAACCTGAATCCGTTTGAATACCGTATCGATGAATTGGTTTATTCCAAAGGCAATCCGTTTTTAAAACCCGAATATGCAAACAGCTTCAAACTAACCCATGTTTACAAAGCCAAACTGACCACTTCGCTGGGTTACAGAAGAACGCGGTTTCCGGTGGTAGGCCTTCGGATCCCGTACGACAGCAGCCGCACTTATTTCATCACGCAAAATCTGGATCATTCACAAGGTTTCAACCTGGACGTGAGCATTACAACTGCTGTTACCAAATGGTGGGACGTTTATTTCAACATCAGCGGCTATCACAACATCTGGAAGGCTGCGCTGGATAATGGACTGATTATCAACAACAGCACAACGGCATTCAATATGAACGGCCAGAGCACTTTCAAGTTGAAAAACGACTGGACACTGGAACTAACAGGCTGGTACAACTCGCCTTACCGCCGCATTGACTACAACTGGGCAATGGGCATGATGGATGCAGGTGTTCAGAAAAAATTCTGGAAAAGCAATGCGACATTAAAAGTATCATTCAGCGACATTTTCCACACGGCAAGAGGCGGATATGAGTCTGAATATGCTGGCATTAAAACCAATCTTCGTTTCCGGTTTGAGGGGCAGATGCTTAAAGTGAATTTTAATTACCGTTTCGGAAGCAAAGAAATCAATGCTGCCCGCAACCGCCGTACCGGCTCGGAAGAGGAATTGAACCGGATCAAGGGAGGTTAA
- a CDS encoding sensor histidine kinase — MKIKSKLRLGLGTLFCLILTLGLIAAKHVYTLKDDTENILADNYQTLDYVQHMLLALDEVKTNPGAWKAFDQNLKKQQRNVTEIGEAEATQKVQDHYDLLKASPRSDTLPVVVRRDLAALAKINMQAIQKKSDIAVGSVRSAIVGIVFTATLCFLIALTLLVNLPSNIANPIRELTESIKEIAAKNYSKRLHFPGKDEFGQLADSFNIMAEKLEEYDNSNLSQILIEKKRTEALINNMHEPVIGLDENKHVLFANAEAVKITGMPVSEMLGRSAVDLAVQNDLIRVLIQEKQETNGLATQTTAPSLKIYADNKESYFEKEIVDITIIPTGERQKKFIGQVIILKNITPFKELDFAKTNFIATVSHELKTPISSIKMSLQILENQRTGVLNDDQKQLMESIKDDSNRLLKITGELLNMSQVETGNIQLSIQPSSPYAIVRYALDAVKIPLEQKEIDLVLETDENLPDVRADMEKTAWVLINFLTNGIRYSPQAGRLLLELRHGDNGIRFSVRDDGKGIDSRYRNRIFDRYFQIPGSSKTGTGLGLAISKEFIEAQGGIIGVSSEIGMGSTFYFELTKV; from the coding sequence ATGAAAATAAAAAGCAAACTGAGACTTGGGTTAGGAACCCTCTTTTGTCTGATCCTGACCTTGGGCCTGATCGCCGCAAAGCATGTATACACCCTCAAAGATGATACGGAAAACATTTTGGCGGACAACTATCAAACTCTTGATTATGTGCAGCATATGCTGCTTGCGCTGGACGAGGTGAAGACCAATCCAGGTGCCTGGAAAGCATTTGACCAGAATCTCAAAAAGCAGCAACGCAATGTGACGGAAATAGGGGAAGCTGAGGCCACGCAGAAAGTTCAGGATCATTATGATCTTTTGAAGGCCAGTCCGCGGAGCGACACATTGCCGGTTGTTGTCCGAAGAGATTTGGCAGCATTGGCTAAAATCAACATGCAGGCCATTCAAAAGAAGAGCGATATCGCTGTGGGCTCTGTCCGCTCTGCTATTGTCGGCATTGTCTTTACAGCCACATTGTGTTTTTTAATTGCCCTGACGCTGCTGGTCAATCTGCCGTCCAACATTGCCAATCCTATCCGGGAGCTCACAGAAAGCATAAAAGAAATTGCAGCGAAAAACTATTCAAAGCGCCTTCATTTTCCCGGAAAAGATGAGTTCGGTCAGTTGGCCGATTCATTCAATATCATGGCCGAAAAACTGGAAGAGTATGACAATAGCAACCTTTCCCAGATCCTGATTGAGAAAAAAAGGACCGAAGCATTGATCAACAACATGCATGAGCCGGTCATTGGTCTGGACGAAAACAAGCATGTTCTTTTTGCCAATGCTGAGGCCGTGAAGATCACGGGAATGCCGGTGAGCGAAATGCTGGGAAGATCAGCTGTAGATCTGGCCGTTCAAAACGATCTGATCCGTGTGCTGATCCAGGAAAAGCAGGAAACCAATGGGCTTGCAACGCAAACTACGGCGCCTTCCCTTAAAATTTATGCAGACAACAAAGAAAGTTATTTCGAAAAGGAAATCGTCGACATTACGATCATCCCGACCGGCGAGCGGCAGAAAAAGTTTATCGGGCAAGTGATTATTTTGAAAAACATTACACCTTTTAAAGAACTGGATTTTGCCAAAACCAACTTCATAGCCACAGTTTCCCACGAGCTGAAAACACCCATTTCTTCTATCAAAATGAGTTTGCAGATCCTAGAAAACCAGCGAACGGGCGTGCTTAATGATGACCAAAAGCAGTTGATGGAAAGCATTAAGGATGATAGTAACCGGCTTCTGAAAATTACCGGTGAGCTTTTGAACATGTCGCAAGTGGAAACCGGCAATATTCAGCTTAGCATTCAGCCGAGCAGTCCTTATGCCATCGTGCGTTATGCGCTGGACGCGGTGAAGATTCCCCTGGAGCAAAAGGAAATAGATCTGGTGTTAGAAACGGATGAAAATTTACCGGATGTCAGGGCGGATATGGAGAAGACCGCCTGGGTGCTCATCAACTTCCTGACCAATGGCATCCGCTACTCCCCGCAAGCAGGCCGGCTGCTGCTCGAACTCAGGCACGGTGATAACGGCATCAGGTTTTCCGTACGTGACGATGGTAAGGGCATCGACAGTCGCTATCGGAACAGGATCTTTGACAGATATTTTCAAATTCCCGGCAGCTCAAAAACCGGCACCGGATTGGGGCTCGCGATTAGCAAGGAATTCATCGAAGCACAGGGTGGCATTATCGGTGTTTCCAGCGAGATCGGCATGGGGAGCACATTCTATTTTGAATTGACAAAAGTGTAG